The Ziziphus jujuba cultivar Dongzao chromosome 5, ASM3175591v1 genome segment attcacatatatgtatatatcttatAAAATCACTAAACCAATTATCTTCCCAAATCATATATATCTCTACAAACCCTCATAAAAACCCGCCCTGCCTGCCCCCCAAAACCCTTCTGTTTTTGCTTCCCTCTTTACTCCGCCGTAAGGATGAGTAATCTCGGTAGTCGATCTTCCTCCGATACGACGCCGTTTGAGAGTCCGCAATCTCCATTGCCGGAAGCCACCCTTAATCGCCGTCAATGCCATCGCTTTCTCCGCCGTGAAAATTCACCGGGGACTTCCCTGCCAAACCCTTACGAAGAGACCCATTCTGATCAAACCCTAGAAGGAGCCTTTTCTCGCCTCAATATCGACTGGACCTCTACTGACCCGCATCTTTATTCGGGTCTTGAAGGCGGTGTCCCTAATGGGATTGGTGGGGAGCCTCTGTTCTCATGTTCCTTTCCTCAAAGGAACAGAGAGTTTCAGCGGCTGAGCTTGCCAAACGATGTCAGTGGTAATTTTGGCCATGGGCATATGGGCGGTCTGCAGGATTACTGTGTGGGGTCTGATATGAATGGCTTGGAGTGCTTTCTGTCAAATCCATATTCACATAATATCACCGAACAATCTCTTAACCTTAACAATGGGTTCTTGATTGATTCTAGAAGGTTTCGGCTTCACGGAGAAGGGTTTAATGGAGAGATCCCGATTTCTCCCTCTTCGAATGCCAATGAGTTGTCCTGTGATTTCCTGGGGGATTACTATGGGGAAATTGGTGGTTTGGTGTACAAAAACTCGAATATTTCGAGGCATGATGTGGATAATAGACGGCCACATTGGTTGCAGGAGCCTCTCGATTGTTTGTCTGTGGAATATTTGCGTGGGAGGATAGTATCCATGGCCAAGGACCAGTATGGTTGTCGGATTTTACAGCGGACAATGGAAAGTTCAACGaatgaagaaattaatattatattcttGGAGGTGATAGAACATGTGGGTGATTTGATGATTGACCCATATGGCAATTATGTTGTTCAGAAGCTCGTGGAACTCTGCAATGAAGAACAGAGGACGCATATACTTTTAGTGCTCACCAGGATTGACTTTCGACTCGTTACTATTTGCCTTAACATGCATGGGTATGATATAAATTTCTAATCTActtctttaataaaatattgaatgataattttcctttttttttttttttttttttttcaattttttatacgGGTTGAGAGGCAATGGAGGGTTTTGATTCTGGATTTTGATGAAATGGTTCTTTTTCCTTGTGGGCAGTACTC includes the following:
- the LOC107433696 gene encoding putative pumilio homolog 8, chloroplastic isoform X2, which translates into the protein MSNLGSRSSSDTTPFESPQSPLPEATLNRRQCHRFLRRENSPGTSLPNPYEETHSDQTLEGAFSRLNIDWTSTDPHLYSGLEGGVPNGIGGEPLFSCSFPQRNREFQRLSLPNDVSGNFGHGHMGGLQDYCVGSDMNGLECFLSNPYSHNITEQSLNLNNGFLIDSRRFRLHGEGFNGEIPISPSSNANELSCDFLGDYYGEIGGLVYKNSNISRHDVDNRRPHWLQEPLDCLSVEYLRGRIVSMAKDQYGCRILQRTMESSTNEEINIIFLEVIEHVGDLMIDPYGNYVVQKLVELCNEEQRTHILLVLTRIDFRLVTICLNMHGTRAVQKLLESLTKGHQISIVMKALGPGAVALTKSTNGHHVIQYCLKNFSEKDNEYLLNEVVDNCYGIATDKSGCCVLQQCIKYSQGELRELLVAEIVTNAMLLAEDRYGNYVVQYLLDLRIPQVTASILRQLKGSFSSLSCNKYGSNVVEKCLLVTGPDQSALIIMELITSPNPSMLLLDPYGNYVIQSALSVSKGIIHKALENLVQMNSPMMRSNLYGKKVLAWFDKRKGCNMYKHM
- the LOC107433696 gene encoding putative pumilio homolog 8, chloroplastic isoform X1, with the translated sequence MSNLGSRSSSDTTPFESPQSPLPEATLNRRQCHRFLRRENSPGTSLPNPYEETHSDQTLEGAFSRLNIDWTSTDPHLYSGLEGGVPNGIGGEPLFSCSFPQRNREFQRLSLPNDVSGNFGHGHMGGLQDYCVGSDMNGLECFLSNPYSHNITEQSLNLNNGFLIDSRRFRLHGEGFNGEIPISPSSNANELSCDFLGDYYGEIGGLVYKNSNISRHDVDNRRPHWLQEPLDCLSVEYLRGRIVSMAKDQYGCRILQRTMESSTNEEINIIFLEVIEHVGDLMIDPYGNYVVQKLVELCNEEQRTHILLVLTRIDFRLVTICLNMHGTRAVQKLLESLTKGHQISIVMKALGPGAVALTKSTNGHHVIQYCLKNFSEKDNEYLLNEVVDNCYGIATDKSGCCVLQQCIKYSQGELRELLVAEIVTNAMLLAEDRYGNYVVQYLLDLRIPQVTASILRQLKGSFSSLSCNKYGSNVVEKCLLVTGPDQSALIIMELITSPNPSMLLLDPYGNYVIQSALSVSKQGIIHKALENLVQMNSPMMRSNLYGKKVLAWFDKRKGCNMYKHM